Genomic window (Buchnera aphidicola (Kaburagia rhusicola ensigallis)):
TTGAATCGATATGTTGCTGCTAATAAATTTTTTATGTATTCTCAATGTTCTGGTTTAATTTTACTGTTTTCAATACTTATTTTAGTACACTGTCATTACATTTCTACTCATATTTTAAGTTTTAATTATGATGCATTACATAATATTCATGTAAATTTTTTTTTAGAAACATGTATTATGCTAGGATTTTTTTTAGCATTCTCCATAAAAATACCTATCGTTCCTTTTCATGGCTGGCTTCCAGATTTTCATACTTACTCTCCTATTTCAGGTGCGTTAGATATTTCTGGAATATTATTGAAAACCGCTGTTTATGCTTTGTTGCGATTTAATATTTTTCTTTTTCCCCATTCTTCAGCTAGATTTGCATATTATTTTATGATTGTAGGACTTATCACTATATTTTATACTGCATTAATTGCTTTTTCTCAAACTGATATAAAACGCTTGATTGCGTATTCATCTATATCACATTCAGGATTTGTTTTAGTAGCTATTTATAGTGCTAGTCAAATAGCTTATCAAGGAGTAATTATACAAACTATTTCTTATGCATTGTCTACTGCTGCTTTATACTGTCTTATAGGTCAATTATTTCAACGAACTCATACTCGTGATATGCGAAAAATGGGTGGATTATGGTCTAGCATAAAGTGGATTCCTGGTTTTTCTTTGTTCTTTTCGGTAGCGAATTTAGGTATCCCAGGTACTGGAAATTTTGTAGGTGAATTTATGATATTATTTGGAGCTTTTAAAAATAATGTTTTATTAGTTAGTATTGCTTCTTTTTCTCTAATTATTTCAGCATTATATTCTTTAATGATGATACAAAAAACATATTTTGGTGTTTGTTCTAGATTTAATGATGTAGTTATTATTCCATATACTTCTTTTCGTGAAATATTTATATCAGTATTATTGTTGGTAATACTAATATTAATTGGGTTTTATCCTAGTATTATTATGAATATATCTGAATTTCCATTAAACAATCTTCGGGTTGTTTTTTCTAATTTTATTTTAATTACAAGGTTATAATTTTTGATGATCATCACTATAAATCAGTTAATATCATGTTCTCCATTATTAATTTTGTTATCAACTGCAATAGTTATAATGTTATTTATTGCATATAATCGTAATCATTTTTTTACTTTTTTATGTTCTATTATAGGATTATCATTTACCTTATTATCTTTATATTTTGTTCAAAAAAATGTACCAACCAATGTAACTGTATTATTTCATATAGATAAGTACTCGTTATTTTATATTACAATGATTATTTTATCGAGTATGGTTTCTTGTGTATTTGCGTATTCATGGTTAAAAAATTGTCTTTATGACTATGAAGAATTTTACCTATTTTTGTTATTTTCTACTATTGGTTGTATTTCATTAATTATTGCTAATCATATGTCTGTTTTATTTATTGGTATGGAGTTAATATCTTTACCAATGTTAGGATTAATTGCATACACGTATTTTAAGAAACATTCTTTGGAAGCAGCTGTAAAATACATGATTTTATCATGTACAGTATCGGTTTTAGCATTATTTGGTATTGCTTTAATATATTCTATTTCAGGAAGCTTAACATTTTTTAGTGTAATATACGAATTATTAATGTCGATTTCGCATCCAAACGTTGTTTTGCTATGTGGTGTTGGATTGGTAATTGTAGCTTTTGTTTTTAAATTATCGATATTTCCGTTTCATATATGGACTCCGGATGTTTATAATGGAACGTCTTCAATAGTTCTTATATATTTATCAACTGCAGCAAAAATTGCAGTTTTTAGTTTGTTTTTTAAACTTTTTACTTTTTTAACGTTTTTCAATGTAGGTTTTTTTAATATTTCATTAGAAATAATGTTATGTTGTTCTATAATTTTTGGACATATTATGGCATTATTTCAGACTAGTATTAAAAGATTTTTAGGATATTCGTCTATTTCTCAGTTTGGATATTTGCTAGTATCTGTATTAAATTCTAGTAATTTTAATTTTTCTTTAGAAGTAGTTGGAGTATATTTAATAAGTTATTGGTTATCTAATGTCGGCATATTTGGATTAATGAGTATTATATCTAATGTAAATCGCAAATTAGAATTTGATTGCATTTCTTGTTATCGTAGTTTGTTTTGGTATAATCCTATTTTGTCAAGCATAATGACTATTACGTTGTTTTCTTTGTCTGGAATACCTATCACTATTGGTTTTATTAGTAAATTTTACTTGTTATCGTTAATCATTAAAGAAAATTTATGGTTTTTAGGAATAATATTTATATTAGGATCAATTATAGGCATATATTCTTATTTAAAGATAATTATGTTTTTATACTTAAAACCAGTTATACATAGTAGCGTGAAAAGAATAATTTTAGATACGCGCAGTAAGAAATATGTATTTTTTTTATTTGTGATATCTGTGTGGATAATAATATTAGGAATTTTTCCAGATATGGTGATAAATTTGATATCGCAATCTGAACCTAAATTATTCAATATAGTTTGATATTTATTTTTTGTTATTTTTCTTTATCTTAATTATTTTATCATAATAATTTTAATACAGTAATTATTGTATGAAATAATTTTTTTAAAGTTTTTTAAATATATTACTTAATTTTTTATAAATAATTCTAGTTGTCTACTGATTATGTGAATAGGTTACGTGTCAACGTTAAATTAAATAACATTATATTTATATTAATATATTGTTTGATGGAATTTTTAAATAATATCTTTAATAAGATTGTTCATGATTTTTAGTATTAAGTTAATATTTTTTATAATATACTGTGCTATAAAATTAGTATTGTGTAAAAATTATTTATTAAGGTAATAATTCATGTGAATGATTTAAATTATATAGTTTATAATCATAAATTAGTTTCATTTGAGTACATGAGTGACTGCAATGTTTAGATGTATGATATAATTTTTCTATTACTTTTGTTTTGAGAACAGAAGAATTTTTTTGGTTATACGTATATGAATAATAGTTTAACTAAGTCTTTTTCTTTTTTTGAATGGTTAGGTTATCTGGAAAAATATTATTTAAATATTAAACGTAGCGATATTAAAGATGTTGTTTCTATTGCTAAAAAATTAGGAATATTACATTTCAATACATTTGTTTATGTAGTAGGAGGAACTAATGGAAAAGGAACTACGTGTTTTGTATTGGAAAAAATATTATTAGAGCTTGGTTATCGCGTAGGATTATATACTTCTCCGCATATGTTTCGATATACTGAAAGAATACGTATTAATGGATGTGAATTAGAACATGACTTACATGTTTCTTCTTTTATTGAAATTAAAAATGCGTGTAGTTCATTATCCTTAACTTATTATGATTTTATTACTTTGTCTGCTTTATATTTATTTAAGCATAGCAAACTTGATGTAATCATTTTAGAAGTTGGTTTAGGAGGTAGATTAGATGCTACGAATATTATTAATTCAGATGTTTCTATTATAACTAATATAGCTATAGATCATTCCAACGTTTTAGGAACAACTCGAAATGTTATTGGTATTGAAAAATCTGGAATTTTTCGCAAGAATAAAATTGCGATTATTTCTGAGAGACATATTCCAAACATTGTAAAAGGTATTATTAGAAAAAATAAAGTCTATTCTAAATTAATAAATAAAGATTGGTTTTACAAAAAATACAATACTTTTTGGGCTTTTATTAGTAGAAGTTCTTTTTTTTTAGATTTACCACTTCCGAAAGTTTCATTAATTAATACTGCTACAGCATTAGCTGCTGTTACTGAATCAATATCTCATATAAAAAAGCACGTTATTAAAAGTTGTATTGATAAAGTATCATTGTTTGGACGATGTCAAATATTGTCTTATAATCCTCAAGTAGTTTTAGATGTTGCTCATAATTTTCATGCTACGCAATTTTTATCAAAAAAGATGATACGAATAAAAGGTACTGGTAAAATATATGCTATAATTGGAGTATTAAAAGAAAAGAATGTTTTAAGTCTTGTAACTCCGTTATTGCCAATAGTTGATTTTTGGTATTGCGTTAGATTAAATACACATCGTAGTATTTCGGCTGAAAAAATTATACGATATCTTCCTATGCATGCTTCTAGGGTATGCTCTAACATTAAATGCGCTTGGAAAGAAGTTCAAAATGTTGTCAAAGCTATAGATACTATTTTGGTATTTGGGTCTTTTTTTACAGTTTATGAAATGTGTAAGGTTTTAAAAATATAAATGCATTTATTTGTATAAGGTATTTAATATTTTCAAATTGTAATAAAAATGAATATTTTATGAATATAATAGATTATATTTCAATAGCAATAATTTTTATTTCTGCGGTTATAAGTTGTTTTCGCGGTTTTTGTCAAGAAATAATATCAATTTGTGTTTGGGTAATAGGAGTATATATATATTTTAAGTATTATTATTTTTTTTCTTTTTTTTCGATTTTTGCTTATAATAAAATTATAAGATATAC
Coding sequences:
- the nuoM gene encoding NADH-quinone oxidoreductase subunit M → MLLPIFIMVPFLGGILCLLCNQYSLKISHYIALISMSIVFVLSISLFFYDLTVYVPSIYGSHWNFEYETPWIPRFGITFHLAADGLSILMLVLTSILGMVSILCSWNKIKKNIGFFYLNLLWILSFSIGIFLSIDLFLFFIFWEVMIFPAYFLIMFWGYKVDNKKTCLNRYVAANKFFMYSQCSGLILLFSILILVHCHYISTHILSFNYDALHNIHVNFFLETCIMLGFFLAFSIKIPIVPFHGWLPDFHTYSPISGALDISGILLKTAVYALLRFNIFLFPHSSARFAYYFMIVGLITIFYTALIAFSQTDIKRLIAYSSISHSGFVLVAIYSASQIAYQGVIIQTISYALSTAALYCLIGQLFQRTHTRDMRKMGGLWSSIKWIPGFSLFFSVANLGIPGTGNFVGEFMILFGAFKNNVLLVSIASFSLIISALYSLMMIQKTYFGVCSRFNDVVIIPYTSFREIFISVLLLVILILIGFYPSIIMNISEFPLNNLRVVFSNFILITRL
- a CDS encoding NADH-quinone oxidoreductase subunit N, which produces MIITINQLISCSPLLILLSTAIVIMLFIAYNRNHFFTFLCSIIGLSFTLLSLYFVQKNVPTNVTVLFHIDKYSLFYITMIILSSMVSCVFAYSWLKNCLYDYEEFYLFLLFSTIGCISLIIANHMSVLFIGMELISLPMLGLIAYTYFKKHSLEAAVKYMILSCTVSVLALFGIALIYSISGSLTFFSVIYELLMSISHPNVVLLCGVGLVIVAFVFKLSIFPFHIWTPDVYNGTSSIVLIYLSTAAKIAVFSLFFKLFTFLTFFNVGFFNISLEIMLCCSIIFGHIMALFQTSIKRFLGYSSISQFGYLLVSVLNSSNFNFSLEVVGVYLISYWLSNVGIFGLMSIISNVNRKLEFDCISCYRSLFWYNPILSSIMTITLFSLSGIPITIGFISKFYLLSLIIKENLWFLGIIFILGSIIGIYSYLKIIMFLYLKPVIHSSVKRIILDTRSKKYVFFLFVISVWIIILGIFPDMVINLISQSEPKLFNIV
- the folC gene encoding bifunctional tetrahydrofolate synthase/dihydrofolate synthase, with amino-acid sequence MNNSLTKSFSFFEWLGYLEKYYLNIKRSDIKDVVSIAKKLGILHFNTFVYVVGGTNGKGTTCFVLEKILLELGYRVGLYTSPHMFRYTERIRINGCELEHDLHVSSFIEIKNACSSLSLTYYDFITLSALYLFKHSKLDVIILEVGLGGRLDATNIINSDVSIITNIAIDHSNVLGTTRNVIGIEKSGIFRKNKIAIISERHIPNIVKGIIRKNKVYSKLINKDWFYKKYNTFWAFISRSSFFLDLPLPKVSLINTATALAAVTESISHIKKHVIKSCIDKVSLFGRCQILSYNPQVVLDVAHNFHATQFLSKKMIRIKGTGKIYAIIGVLKEKNVLSLVTPLLPIVDFWYCVRLNTHRSISAEKIIRYLPMHASRVCSNIKCAWKEVQNVVKAIDTILVFGSFFTVYEMCKVLKI